In a single window of the Magnolia sinica isolate HGM2019 chromosome 7, MsV1, whole genome shotgun sequence genome:
- the LOC131251216 gene encoding mitochondrial acidic protein mam33-like isoform X1 yields the protein MAQSRRLLKLLFSLRRYGTVRDRDLINALQSELKYEQSSNPYQKHLGGSLGDFVLDWDAPQSQDVVLRRKYGMGEEIAVSALLGPEAFEEEEGALPRKAFMKVCMRKPGLSSVLQFDCGLFSRGADGSDFDIRNAYYLQSVGLGALDYKGPSFRSLDPELQKAFKEYLVARGITEELTNFLLLHLHKKELLQYVSWLHRLKTMVVTDA from the exons ATGGCACAGTCGAGGAGGTTGCTGAAGCTCTTGTTTTCCCTCCGCAGGTACGGAACCGTTCGAGACAGAGATTTGATAAATGCATTGCAATCCGAACTGAAATACGAGCAATCTTCAAACCCTTATCAg AAACATCTAGGTGGCTCTTTGGGGGATTTTGTGTTGGATTGGGATGCTCCACAGTCACAAGATGTGGTTTTAAGGAGGAAATATGGCATGGGAGAAGAGATTGCAGTTTCTGCTTTGTTGGGTCCTGAAGCTTTTGAAGAAGAGGAGGGAGCCTTGCCAAGAAAGGCTTTCATGAAGGTGTGCATGAGAAAGCCCGGTTTAAGCTCTGTCTTGCAGTTCGATTGTGGTCTCTTCAGTCGAGGTGCTGATGGGTCTGATTTCGATATCCGAAATGCTTATTATCTCCAGTCAGTGGGTTTAGGAGCTTTGGACTACAAAGGCCCCTCGTTCAG GTCTTTAGATCCCGAGTTGCAGAAAGCATTCAAAGAGTATCTGGTAGCAAGGGGGATTACTGAAGAACTCACTAATTTCCTcctactgcacttgcataagAAGGAGCTGTTGCAATACGTAAGCTGGCTGCATAGACTAAAGACCATGGTCGTGACGGATGCATGA
- the LOC131251216 gene encoding uncharacterized protein LOC131251216 isoform X2: MAQSRRLLKLLFSLRRYGTVRDRDLINALQSELKYEQSSNPYQKHLGGSLGDFVLDWDAPQSQDVVLRRKYGMGEEIAVSALLGPEAFEEEEGALPRKAFMKSVGLGALDYKGPSFRSLDPELQKAFKEYLVARGITEELTNFLLLHLHKKELLQYVSWLHRLKTMVVTDA, encoded by the exons ATGGCACAGTCGAGGAGGTTGCTGAAGCTCTTGTTTTCCCTCCGCAGGTACGGAACCGTTCGAGACAGAGATTTGATAAATGCATTGCAATCCGAACTGAAATACGAGCAATCTTCAAACCCTTATCAg AAACATCTAGGTGGCTCTTTGGGGGATTTTGTGTTGGATTGGGATGCTCCACAGTCACAAGATGTGGTTTTAAGGAGGAAATATGGCATGGGAGAAGAGATTGCAGTTTCTGCTTTGTTGGGTCCTGAAGCTTTTGAAGAAGAGGAGGGAGCCTTGCCAAGAAAGGCTTTCATGAAG TCAGTGGGTTTAGGAGCTTTGGACTACAAAGGCCCCTCGTTCAG GTCTTTAGATCCCGAGTTGCAGAAAGCATTCAAAGAGTATCTGGTAGCAAGGGGGATTACTGAAGAACTCACTAATTTCCTcctactgcacttgcataagAAGGAGCTGTTGCAATACGTAAGCTGGCTGCATAGACTAAAGACCATGGTCGTGACGGATGCATGA